In one Gossypium hirsutum isolate 1008001.06 chromosome D09, Gossypium_hirsutum_v2.1, whole genome shotgun sequence genomic region, the following are encoded:
- the LOC107890752 gene encoding beta-carotene hydroxylase 2, chloroplastic, which yields MAVGLSAAVTPKPFRSFPLLKPAPIFHPLLHLPKTTTYGARRKKSFAVCFVVDEEQKQSAPTQIVEQGFEDARDRQILIPSRLSEKLARKRSERFTYLVAAVMSSFGITSMSVMAVYYRFWWQMEGGEVPLSEMFGTFTLAVGAAVGMEFWARWAHRALWHASLWHMHESHHRPREGPFELNDVFAITNAVPAIALLSYGFFNKGLVPGLCFGAGLGITMFGMAYMFVHDGLVHKRFPVGPIANVPYFRKVAAAHQLHHSEKFNGIPYGLFLGPKEVEDVGGHEELEKEINRRIKSSKGS from the exons ATGGCGGTTGGCTTATCCGCCGCTGTAACTCCTAAACCCTTCCGCTCATTTCCGCTGCTGAAGCCTGCGCCAATTTTCCATCCTTTACTGCACCTCCCAAAAACAACAACCTACGGAGCTCGAAGAAAGAAAAGCTTTGCTGTTTGTTTCGTGGTGGATGAAGAACAGAAGCAGAGCGCTCCTACCCAGATCGTGGAACAAGGATTCGAGGATGCTAGAGATCGTCAGATCTTAATACCGTCGCGTCTGTCGGAGAAATTAGCTAGAAAGAGATCCGAAAGGTTTACTTACCTCGTTGCCGCTGTCATGTCTAGCTTTGGGATTACATCCATGTCTGTTATGGCCGTTTATTACAGGTTTTGGTGGCAAATGGAG GGAGGAGAGGTGCCTCTTTCTGAAATGTTCGGCACATTTACTTTAGCAGTCGGTGCCGCT gtGGGCATGGAGTTTTGGGCTAGATGGGCTCACAGAGCTCTCTGGCACGCATCGTTATGGCATATGCACGAG TCACACCATCGACCCAGAGAAGGACCGTTCGAGCTAAACGATGTGTTCGCCATAACCAACGCCGTCCCAGCAATTGCTCTTCTCTCGTATGGTTTCTTCAACAAAGGCCTTGTACCTGGTCTATGTTTCGGTGCT GGGCTTGGTATAACGATGTTTGGAATGGCTTACATGTTCGTCCACGATGGTCTCGTCCATAAGAGATTCCCCGTAGGCCCTATCGCCAACGTGCCTTACTTCAGGAAGGTTGCTGCGGCTCACCAG CTCCATCATTCAGAAAAATTCAATGGTATTCCATATGGGCTGTTTCTAGGGCCGAAG GAAGTGGAGGATGTGGGAGGACATGAAGAATTGGAGAAAGAAATCAACAGGAGAATCAAATCAAGCAAAGGTTCCTGA